In one Gossypium hirsutum isolate 1008001.06 chromosome D09, Gossypium_hirsutum_v2.1, whole genome shotgun sequence genomic region, the following are encoded:
- the LOC107890559 gene encoding dirigent protein 22: MPKTFSKLSSSTFFFHFTLLFFSATSSGSFSNILSPKKFGLKREKLTHLHFYFHDIVSSRNPTAIPVASAASTNKSHTGFGVVMMADDPLTAAPDPNSKLVGKAQGIYASAAQDEVGLLMVMNLAFMEGKYNGSSLSLLGRNTVFSRVREMPIVGGSGLFRFARGYAQAKTHTLDLKTGNAVVEYNAYVFHY, translated from the coding sequence ATGCCTAAAACCTTCTCAAAATTATCTTCCTCTACTTTCTTCTTTCACTTTACTCTGCTCTTCTTCTCTGCAACCTCTAGCGGTTCCTTCTCCAACATTTTGTCTCCCAAAAAGTTCGGTCTCAAGCGAGAGAAGCTCACCCATCTTCACTTCTACTTCCACGACATAGTTAGCTCACGAAACCCAACCGCTATCCCTGTCGCCAGTGCCGCCTCGACCAACAAATCCCATACTGGCTTTGGCGTTGTCATGATGGCCGATGACCCTTTGACGGCCGCACCCGACCCCAACTCCAAGCTCGTGGGAAAAGCGCAAGGGATTTACGCATCAGCAGCGCAAGACGAAGTTGGTTTATTAATGGTAATGAACTTGGCTTTCATGGAAGGCAAGTATAACGGTAGTTCCCTTAGTCTATTGGGGCGGAACACCGTGTTCTCGAGGGTAAGGGAGATGCCAATCGTCGGCGGTAGTGGACTTTTCCGATTTGCACGTGGATATGCTCAGGCCAAGACTCATACATTGGATTTAAAAACTGGGAATGCAGTGGTGGAGTACAATGCCTATGTCTTCCATTATTGA
- the LOC107890560 gene encoding endochitinase EP3 — translation MLFPSMWKGLVAIFMAGILAGSVSVKAQMVADIVTDEFFDGILNQADASCEGRNFYSRAAFLEALSSFTQFGTADDTRREVAAFFAHVTHETGHFCYIEEINGATRDYCDETNTQYPCNPDKGYYGRGPIQLSWNFNYGPAGESIGFDGLNSPETVATDPVISFKTALWYWENFVQPVISQGFGATIRAINGAIECDGGNQAAVQARINYYTQYCSQLGVDPGPNLSC, via the exons atgttatTTCCCAGTATGTGGAAGGGTCTAGTAGCCATTTTTATGGCCGGAATTCTGGCCGGATCAGTGTCGGTAAAGGCTCAAATGGTGGCTGATATAGTAACAGACGAGTTCTTTGATGGGATTTTGAATCAAGCAGATGCCAGTTGCGAAGGGAGGAATTTTTATTCAAGGGCTGCATTTCTTGAAGCTCTCAGTTCTTTTACTCAATTTGGTACAGCTGATGATACTAGGCGTGAGGTTGCTGCTTTCTTTGCTCATGTCACCCATGAAACTGGAC ATTTTTGCTACATAGAAGAGATAAATGGTGCAACCAGGGACTACTGTGATGAGACCAACACCCAGTATCCATGCAACCCTGATAAAGGCTACTACGGTCGGGGTCCGATCCAACTATCCTGGAACTTTAACTATGGACCAGCTGGGGAGAGCATCGGGTTCGACGGACTAAACTCACCTGAAACCGTAGCCACGGACCCTGTTATCTCCTTCAAGACGGCCTTGTGGTATTGGGAGAACTTTGTTCAACCGGTTATAAGCCAAGGGTTCGGGGCAACGATTCGAGCCATTAATGGGGCTATTGAATGCGATGGTGGGAACCAAGCTGCGGTTCAAGCTCGGATTAATTACTATACACAATATTGTAGCCAGCTTGGTGTTGATCCTGGACCTAATCTTTCATGCTAG
- the LOC107890561 gene encoding endochitinase EP3: protein MATSTMKTSFIAIILAGMVAGMVKAQCGNTCSATECCSRFGFCGTGDDFCGVNCRGGPCVNNGVSIAAIVTQEFFDGILNQAASTCVGRSFYSRGVFLDALNSFTQFARIGSVEDSRREIAAFFAHATHETGSFCHIEEDGGASKDYCDETKTDYPCNPSKGYYGRGPLQLTWNYNYGPAGSDIWFNGLDAPETVANDPLISFKAAIWFWMNNVAGVMNQGFGATIRAINGDLECNGVDPTKVQSRINYYTQYCSQLGVAPGDNRSC, encoded by the exons ATGGCGACTTCCACCATGAAAACAAGCTTCATAGCCATTATCCTAGCGGGAATGGTTGCTGGAATGGTGAAAGCTCAATGCGGCAACACTTGCTCGGCGACCGAGTGTTGCAGTCGGTTCGGGTTTTGCGGGACGGGAGACGATTTCTGCGGAGTGAATTGCCGAGGGGGTCCTTGTGTTAACAATGGGGTCTCCATAGCTGCCATTGTTACGCAGGAATTCTTCGATGGGATATTGAACCAGGCGGCTTCCACTTGTGTAGGAAGGAGCTTTTACTCGAGAGGGGTGTTCCTTGATGCTCTCAATTCTTTCACTCAGTTCGCAAGGATTGGGTCGGTTGAGGATTCTAGGCGTGAGATCGCTGCTTTCTTTGCTCATGCTACCCATGAAACTGGAA GTTTCTGTCACATTGAAGAGGACGGTGGAGCGTCAAAGGACTACTGTGACGAGACAAAAACCGATTATCCATGCAACCCAAGCAAAGGTTACTACGGTCGTGGACCACTGCAACTAACATGGAACTACAACTACGGACCAGCCGGTTCCGATATTTGGTTCAACGGCTTAGACGCACCGGAAACCGTGGCCAACGATCCTCTTATCTCCTTCAAGGCTGCCATTTGGTTTTGGATGAACAATGTTGCTGGCGTGATGAACCAAGGGTTCGGGGCCACTATTCGAGCCATTAATGGAGACCTTGAATGCAACGGTGTGGATCCGACTAAAGTTCAGTCTCGGATTAACTACTACACTCAATATTGTAGCCAACTTGGTGTCGCTCCTGGTGATAATCGCAGCTGCTAG